The genome window CTCGCGTCTCCCGCGCATGCGCAGTCGGGGCTTGTGCCCCCCTGGGGCACGGGCGAGAGCCAGGGCGAGGACCTGGCCATCTCGCTGGCCACGTTCAGCCCCGGCGACGACGTGCCCGCCTGGTGGGGCCACGGCTCGCTGGTGGTGGAGGACCGCAAGCTCGGCGTCTCCCGCCTCTACAACTACGGGATGTTCTCCTTCGACGACGCCATGCTGGCCCGCTTCGCCATGGGCCGCCTGGAGTTCTGGGTGGGGCAGGCCCGCGCGGAGGCCACCTACCGCTACTATCGCGCCGAGGACCGCGACGTCCGCATCCAGGAGCTGAACCTCACCCCGGAGCAGCGGGTGCAGGTCGCCAAGCGTCTGGCCGACAACGTCCTGCCCGAGAACCGCGAGTACCTGTATCACCACTACAACGACAACTGTGTCACGCGTCTGCGGGACATGATCGACGTGGCCACGGGTGGCCAGCTGCGCGAGGCGGACCGGGCGCCGGGTCGGATGACGCTGCGCGAGCACACGCGGCGCTACACCGCGGTGAACCCGCCGATGAGCGTGCTGCTCGACTTCATGATGAACGATGAAATCGACCAGCCGATCACGCGCTGGGAGGAGGCGTTCCTCCCGGACGAGCTGGAGCTGCAGGTCGCCTCGCTCCAGGTGAAGGGCGCGGACGGTCAGCTGCGTCCCCTGGTGGCCCGGCAGTGGAACTACTACGAGGCCTCCAACCGCCCGCGTCCTCCCGTCGAGCCGCCGCCCTGGGGGCCCTGGATTCTGGCGCTCGGGCTGGGGCTCGGGGGCGCCGCGCTGGGGCTGGCCGCCTGGGAGCGCAAGAAGGGTGGCCGGCTGCCGCGGGTGCTGCTCGGGCTGGAGAACGCGCTCATCGGGCTGGTGCTGGGCATCCCAGGCACGGCGCTCTTCGTCATGTGGCTGGTGACGGACCACACCGTGACGTACCGCAACGAGAACCTCTTCCTGGCCAACCCGCTGACGCTGCTGGCCATCCCCTTCGGCGTGTCCCTCATGCGGGGCAAGAACCCGAAGGCGCGCACGCGGCTGTTCAAGCTCTGGGCGGTGCTCGCGGGCAGCGGCGTGCTGGGCGTGGTGCTCAAGGTGCTGCCGCCGTTCGACCAGGACAACTGGCGGCTCATCGCGCTCATCCTGCCCATCTCGCTGGGGATGGCGGGGGCCTTCGGTCTGGAGCGCCTGCTGGCGCGGCTGCCGGGCGGGGCGCGGACGTCAGCGCGGAGGGACGACCCCGTCGCTCGGCTCGAGGCACCCTGAGGCCTTCACCTTCAACCCTTTCACCCGGGCGGTCGGCGAGCGTCGCCGCACGCGTCCGAAGACGAGGAACGACACACCATGGCGAACGATTCGATGGAGAAGATCAACGGCCTCAGGGAGCGCGTGTTGGCGCTCCGGGGGCATCTTTGACCTCGACCGCAAGCGCTCCCGCATCGCGCTGATTGAGCGGGACAGCACGCAGCCGAACTTCTGGGACGACAACACCAAGGCGCAGGCGATGTTGAAGGAGAAGTCCACGCTGGAGCTGAGCGTGGGCGCCTACGACAAGGTGATGCGCGGGCTGGATGACGCGCAGACGCTCCTGGAGCTGGCCGCGGAGGCCGGCGACGAGGACACGGCCCGCGAAGCGGAAGGCTCCCTCGAGGGGCTGGACGGCGAGGTCGCCAAGCTGGAGCTGGCGCGCATGCTCTCCGGCGAGCAGGACCGCAGCAGCTGCTTCATGGACATCAACGCCGGCGCCGGTGGCACGGACTCCATGGACTGGGCGGCCATGCTCTTGCGCATGTACACGCGCTACTGCGAGTCCAAGGGCTGGAAGGTCGAGATCAACGACGAGGTGCCGGGCGAGGAGGCGGGCTTCAAGAACGTCTCGCTGCGCATCGAGGGCGACTTCGCCTACGGCTACCTCAAGGCCGAGGTGGGCGTGCACCGGCTGGTGCGCATCTCCCCCTTCGACGCCAACGCGCGCCGCCAGACGGCGTTCGCGTCCGTGGACGTCTACCCGGAGGTCGATGACGCCATCCAAATCGATCTCCCGGAGAAGGACATCGACCTGAAGTTCATCCGAGGCAGCGGCGCCGGTGGACAGAAGGTCAACAAGACCTCCTCGACCGCGCAGCTGCGCCACATTCCCACGGGCATCATCGTCACCACGCAGACGGAGCGCTCCCAGTCGGCCAACAAGGAAATGGCCTTCAAGATCCTGCGCGGCCGTCTGTACGAGCTGGAGATGAAGAAGCGCGAGGCCGCGCGCGATGCCGCGGAGGCCGCGAAGAAGGACATCTCCTTCGGCTCGCAGATCCGCTCCTACGTGCTCGCGCCCTACCGCATGGTGAAGGACCTGCGCACCGGCGTGGAGACGGGCAACGTGGACTCGGTGCTGGACGGTGACCTGGAAGAGTTCATCACGGCGCAGTTGTTGGGCGTGAAGAACCCCAACCGCAACGCGGCGTTGGATTAGTCGCCGGTCCGGTGGAACCTTTTTCCGGCCCCGCTGTCGGAAGGCGGCGGGGCAGGGGAAAGGGGTAGGCTTCTGGGGCAGTGGCTCCTCCTTGAATGGAGGGGCCGTCGCGGGAGGACACCGGTGTCACCGGGCGGCGTGCTCGAAATCGGACAGGACGGGCCGGCCGCCGAGGCGGCTGACTCCCGGCGTGAGGACGCGGCCCTGCTGGCGCGCCTTCGCCAGGGGGACTCGGAGGCCTTCGAGCAGCTGGTGCGCACCCACCAGGACCGCGTCTACGACTTCTGCGTCCGCATGCTGGGGGACCGCGAGGAGGCGCATGACCTGGTGCAGGAGATCTTCGTCAGCGTGCACCAGAACGTCCGCCGCTTCCGCGAGGACGCGCGGCTGTCCACCTGGCTGTTCCGAATCACGAAGAACCACTGCATCAACCGGCTGAAGTACCTGAAGCGCCGGGGCCGGGGCCGCTCGGAGGAGTACGACGAGACGAGCGACGCGTGGGTGGATGGCCCGGGTGCCCCGCCCACGCCGGACGCCGCCCTGGAGTCCGCGCGCGAGCGGGCCCGGGTGCAGTGGGCCATCTCCCAATTGGACCCCGACGCGCGCGTGCTGGTGGCGCTGCGCGACATCGAGGGGCTGAGCTACGACGAAATCGTGGACATCACGGAGTTGCCCGAGGGCACCGTGAAGAGCCGGCTGCACCGCGCGCGCGAGAAGCTGGCCAATCTCCTGGGGCGGCTTGAGCCATGAGCCAATTCCATCGCAGACTCCCGGACGTGGACCCGCGGATGAACCACCGCGAGGCGAGGGCCCTGTTCCTCGCGCTCGCCGACGACGAGCTGCCCGCCCCCCAGGCGCAGGCGGTGCGCACGCACCTGGACGGCTGCGACGAGTGCCGCCACGGGTGGGAGGGCTATGCGCGCACCGTACAGCGCGTGCGGGGTGTGGAGAAGGAGAAGGCCCCCCCGGCCCTGGCGTCGCTGGTGATGACGCGCGTGCGCCGCCAGCGCCGCTTCGGCCTCAAGGGCCTGCACATGGCGCATATGAACCACCGCTTCCCGGTGGAGATCCTCATCCCCCTGCTGCTGGCCGCCGCCGTGGCCGCCTTCCTGGTGATGGCCGCCCCCTGAAGCTTCCCGATGTGTTGCGTTGCGTCCCGGGGGAGCCTTGGCTACGGTGCCGCGCCTCTTGGAAGGGCGCGCGATGGCTGAAGACCAGAACAACGACCTGGGTTCGAAGGAGCAGGAAATCTACGACCAGCGGCTGGAGAAGGCCGCGAAGTGGCGTGAGGCCGGCTTCAATCCGTACGGCAACGGCCACGCTCCCCAGCACCTCGCCGCCGACATCCTCGCCAAACACGCGGACTCCACCCCGGAGTCGCTCGAGCAGACCCCCGTCACCTACGACGTCGCGGGTCGGCTGGTCGCCATGCGCTCGTTCGGCAAGGCCGCCTTCATCAAGTTGCGGGACCGCTCGGGCGAAATCCAGGTCCACATGAAGAAGGACGCGCTGGCGGACGCGTACGAGGTCTTCAAGCTGTGTGACCTGGGCGACTTCCTGGCCGTCACCGGCACGCTGTTCCGCTCGAAGACGGGCGAGCTGACGCTGGCCGCGACGAAGTTCTCCCCGCTGACCAAGTCGCTGCGCCCGCTGCCGGAGAAGTGGCACGGCCTGACGGACGTGGAGATCCGCTACCGCCAGCGCTACCTGGACCTGGTGTCCAACCCGGACGTGAAGCAGACGTTCCTGCGCCGGAACAAGCTCATCCGCTTCATCCGCTCCTTCCTCGACGGGCGTGACTTCGTCGAGGTGGAGACGCCCATGATGCACCCGCTGGTGTCGGGCGCCGCGGCGCGGCCGTTCTCCACGCACCACAACGCGCTCGACATCGACCTGTACATGCGCATCGCTCCGGAGCTGTACCTGAAGCGATTGGTGGTGGGCGGCCTGGAGCGCGTCTACGAGGTGAACCGGAACTTCCGCAACGAGGGCATCAGCA of Myxococcus fulvus contains these proteins:
- a CDS encoding DUF4105 domain-containing protein; amino-acid sequence: MLRLSLIALGLLGLLLASPAHAQSGLVPPWGTGESQGEDLAISLATFSPGDDVPAWWGHGSLVVEDRKLGVSRLYNYGMFSFDDAMLARFAMGRLEFWVGQARAEATYRYYRAEDRDVRIQELNLTPEQRVQVAKRLADNVLPENREYLYHHYNDNCVTRLRDMIDVATGGQLREADRAPGRMTLREHTRRYTAVNPPMSVLLDFMMNDEIDQPITRWEEAFLPDELELQVASLQVKGADGQLRPLVARQWNYYEASNRPRPPVEPPPWGPWILALGLGLGGAALGLAAWERKKGGRLPRVLLGLENALIGLVLGIPGTALFVMWLVTDHTVTYRNENLFLANPLTLLAIPFGVSLMRGKNPKARTRLFKLWAVLAGSGVLGVVLKVLPPFDQDNWRLIALILPISLGMAGAFGLERLLARLPGGARTSARRDDPVARLEAP
- the prfB gene encoding peptide chain release factor 2 (programmed frameshift); translation: MANDSMEKINGLRERVLALRGHLDLDRKRSRIALIERDSTQPNFWDDNTKAQAMLKEKSTLELSVGAYDKVMRGLDDAQTLLELAAEAGDEDTAREAEGSLEGLDGEVAKLELARMLSGEQDRSSCFMDINAGAGGTDSMDWAAMLLRMYTRYCESKGWKVEINDEVPGEEAGFKNVSLRIEGDFAYGYLKAEVGVHRLVRISPFDANARRQTAFASVDVYPEVDDAIQIDLPEKDIDLKFIRGSGAGGQKVNKTSSTAQLRHIPTGIIVTTQTERSQSANKEMAFKILRGRLYELEMKKREAARDAAEAAKKDISFGSQIRSYVLAPYRMVKDLRTGVETGNVDSVLDGDLEEFITAQLLGVKNPNRNAALD
- the lysS gene encoding lysine--tRNA ligase, yielding MAEDQNNDLGSKEQEIYDQRLEKAAKWREAGFNPYGNGHAPQHLAADILAKHADSTPESLEQTPVTYDVAGRLVAMRSFGKAAFIKLRDRSGEIQVHMKKDALADAYEVFKLCDLGDFLAVTGTLFRSKTGELTLAATKFSPLTKSLRPLPEKWHGLTDVEIRYRQRYLDLVSNPDVKQTFLRRNKLIRFIRSFLDGRDFVEVETPMMHPLVSGAAARPFSTHHNALDIDLYMRIAPELYLKRLVVGGLERVYEVNRNFRNEGISTRHNPEFTMLEFYQAYATYEDLMDLSEEMISEAAKAVTGDSKVKYGEHVLDFGKGWKRISMTEAIREALGSALSDKDMADADKLRHELLKTTRGEAERRAVDTMNHGELVGALFEAHVEHTLIHPTFITHFPTAVSPLARRNDQNPEIADRFELYVAGREIANAFSELNDPLDQKGRFQAQLDAKQRGQQETMDYDEDYIRALEHGMPPTAGEGIGIDRLAMLFTDSQSIRDVILFPLLKPLAK
- a CDS encoding anti-sigma factor family protein, which codes for MSQFHRRLPDVDPRMNHREARALFLALADDELPAPQAQAVRTHLDGCDECRHGWEGYARTVQRVRGVEKEKAPPALASLVMTRVRRQRRFGLKGLHMAHMNHRFPVEILIPLLLAAAVAAFLVMAAP
- a CDS encoding RNA polymerase sigma factor, with amino-acid sequence MSPGGVLEIGQDGPAAEAADSRREDAALLARLRQGDSEAFEQLVRTHQDRVYDFCVRMLGDREEAHDLVQEIFVSVHQNVRRFREDARLSTWLFRITKNHCINRLKYLKRRGRGRSEEYDETSDAWVDGPGAPPTPDAALESARERARVQWAISQLDPDARVLVALRDIEGLSYDEIVDITELPEGTVKSRLHRAREKLANLLGRLEP